Below is a genomic region from Spirosoma radiotolerans.
CTGAAGTTCATAGTGGCGAAAATAATGTCTTCTACCGACTAATGACAGAAGACCATTGTTTATTGTACAGATTCCATAACTAATTCGCGAAGGTTTCGGATAGCCTGTCGCCTATTTTTTATTGTTTTCTGGGAGAAGAGCAACGCCCGTCGGCCAAAAAATCCCGCTCCTACGCATCCTGTCTGGTCAACTGGCTTAGCCGCGTATACTCGGCTGGACGGTTCATGAGAGATGATTGCCAGCGAGCATCGAATGCCCGCTTATTGGCCAGTAGAGCCGCCATGGCCCCACAGTCGTCTGGCTCCAGAAAAAGCGTTGTTAGGTTAGCGACTTCATCCAGTTTTTGCCGGGCAAACGCCAGCCACTGGTTAATATCCGGACTCAATGCCGGCTCATTAGCTTCGGATTGTAAATCAGAAGGGACGTGCACCAATGAGCAGGAAGGCGCAATCAGAATGCGGTCCATACCTAACGCCAGTACGGCATGCTCAATCGTTGCCAGTGACCGCCCCATATCATTAATCCAGATGTTGCGGCCATCCACTACGCCCAGCGAGAGCTGGGTTTTTTGGTATACAAAATCCGTTTGCAGAAGATCATCGAGTTGATTTGGGCAGTGTACCAGATCGAGGTGAAGCGCATCGACAGGCAATTTTATAGCCAGGTCCAGGTTGCTTCCATAACCTTCGAAATAGGAGGCCAGCAGGAATTTAAGCAATGGAAACTGCTCGCTAAGGCGATTATAGGCTGTTATAAATGCCTTTTGTTGCTTAGGCGTCAGATCATTTGCCAGGCAGGGCTCATCGAACTGAACCCATTTGGCACCCTGTCCCTGCAAACGGGTCAGTATCTGTTCATAAACCGGCAATAACCGGTGGAGCAAATCCAGCCGGTCGAAGCCCGCTTCATTTTCTTTCCCTAACAAGAGGTAAGATACCGGGCCCAGCAAAACGGGTTTCGGCGTTTCAGTCAGCGTTCGTTGGGCTTCGTCGAATTCAGCAAAAATCGTTTCTGAAAGCAGCGAAAACGATTGGTTGGCCGAAAACTCCGGAACGACGTACCGATAGTTTGTATCGAACCATTTAGCTACCGGCATTGCGTCCAGAACGAGCCCGTCCTGCTGATAACCCCGTGCCATCGCAAAGTACAGGTCTAACTGGCTGGCCTCGGTCTGGGCCAAATCGGCCTGGAGTGACCCAGGCCGGTGGAGCAGCGGGTGAAACCGTTCAGGAATGGCCCCAACGGTTAGAGACATATCCAGTACCTGATCGTAGAACGAAAAATCATTGCACGGAATCAGGGCAATACCCGCCTGCTGCTGGGTCAGCCAGTTGGCCTGCCGGATTTGCTGCCCGGTTTCCTGAAGCTGTTGCGCTGTAATTTTTTGGGCCCAGAATTGCTCACAGGCCTTTATCAGTTCGCGGTGACTACCGGTTCTTGGATAGCCGAGATTGTGTGCGATCATGTTGTTGATTTAGTAAAATGGTCGATCTCGTTCGCGGCCGAACTCCATACGCCTACTACTCTCCGCATAATTTCCCAATACGCCCCCATCTGGCCCCGCCAAGAAAGGGCTCTTTCCCATTTTTGACTACCGGTTGCATTCATCCACGTTTTACCTTTGCCAGCATGAACGGGGTGCTTTATCTTTTTTCGATATGGCTATTGCTTCTGACGGGCCTCCCCTGTCCAGATGCCGAATGCCATGCCCACACGGATAAACTAGCCCAATCGTCGGACGCTCATTCCGACGACGATCATAAACACAAAGCTCCTTGTAGTCCCTTTTGCCATTGTGCTACCTGCCCTGGCTTTTCCATACCCCGGCCATTCAGCTATGCCTGTCCGTCCCAGCTAAGCGCGCCCATTTCATCGCAGCGGGTATTTTCGTACGACGCTTCTAGCCAGACTATGGTTGTTCTGGCCGTCTGGCAACCGCCCCAATAAGAAGCTTTTCTTGTGGATTTCTTTACCGCCGGCCATCCATCGGCTGGCTTATTCCTTTGTTTTCCTTTCTGGATTTTTTCACTCCCGCTGCGTCATGGCTCCTGGTTGCTGCATGCCAGGAATCCTAACAGCGTCAGTGTGAAAGACCTACTTCATACATGATGAAAACCGTTTTTTTACTCTTATTCCTACTTATAACCCGTGTTAGCGGGCTAGCTTATTCACAGGATACACTCCGTATTTCCGTTCGCCATGCGACTACACAACAGCCTATTGCCGGGGCTACCGTCGTTCTGATCGGTACAGCAATGGGTACGGTTACCAATGGGGTTGGTTATGCCCAATTACACACGCCATCAGTTGCTCCGTACCAGATTCGGGTTTCGGCAGTCAGCTTTCACTCTGTTACACAGACAATATCTGTGCCAGTTCGTGATACGATCCAGATAGCGCTCGAAACAGCCGAAGAAGCGCTGGAAGAAGTCACGGTGTCATCAACGCGCGGTGGCCGGAGCGTTGCGGATGAACCCACCCGCGTCGAAGTGATTGACGGTGAGGAACTGGACGAGAAAGCTAACATGCAACCCGCTAATATTGCGGTGATTCTGCGCGAAAGTCCGGGTATTCAGGTACAGCAGACCTCGGTTATGTCGGCCAACGCTACCTTCCGGATTCAGGGCTTGGATGGCCGCTACACCCAGCTTTTGCAGGATGGGCTTCCTCTTTACAGCGGTTTTTCGAGCGGCCTGAGCCTGATGCAGGTGCCACCCCTGAACCTGAAACAGGTGGAGGTCGTAAAAGGATGCCAGTCGACGTTGTATGGCAGCGGGGCCATTGCGGGGCTGGTCAATCTGGTTACCAAGGAGCCTACCCGCGAGCGGGACCTTTCTTTTTTGATCAATGGCACGTCGGCACTTGGGCTTGACCTGAACGGCTATTATGCCCAGCGAAATGAGAAAGTTGGCCTGACGTTCTATGCAACCCGCAATCTGCAACGCGCCTACGACGCCAACTCGGATCAGTTTTCGGATTTGCCCCAAACGGCCCGAACCACGCTGCAACCGAAGCTATTCTGGTATCCAAGTCCAACGACGACCGTATCGGCAGGATTGATCTGGTCTGACGAACAACGAACGGGCGGCTATCTGCCAACCATCAAAAATGAATCGACGTTGGGGTATACAGAAGCCAACAATTCACAACGACTAGCCACTCAGTTCAGGCTGGAGAAACGATTTACCAACGGCCTTCTGACGATAAAAAATAGCATCAGTCGCTTTAAACGAGCTATTGTTCTACCCAACTATCGGTTCGACGGATTGCAGCAGTCGTCGTTCTCGGAAATCAGCTACTTCACGCATCAGTCAAAAGCAGACTGGATTGTCGGGCTGAACCTCTGGACAGATGCGTTTCGTGATTCGAACCCAATCCATGTACCTGCGCTAGCCGATGTTTATCACCAGACCATTGCGGGGCTTTTCGTGCAGAATACGCTGACCTTGTCGGAACAGCTAAGTCTGGAAACGGGTCTACGCGCCGATGTTGTCAATACAAGCACCAGCAACCCGTCTGACCCAGCAAAGCCAACACTATTTCTGTTACCACGCTTTTCGCTTCTGTATCGGGCATCCGATCACTGGACGAGTCGGCTGGGGGGCGGACTGGGCTATAAAGCGCCGACTATTTTTACCGAGGACGCCGAACGATTATCGTTTCAGGGAGTCGATTTAAGGTCCATTCGCAGCGATCAAACGGAGTCGTCGATAGGAGTAAACTGGGACATTAATTACCGAACTCAACTAGGCAACGAAACCACACTGTCCATCAATCAGTTATTCTTTTATACAACATTGAACCGACTGACCGTATTGAGCGCACAACCAAATGGCTACGGGTTTCGGACGGCCAATGGCAATCTATCGACGCGCGGATTTGAAACGAATATCCGTCTGGTGTACCACGATTTTCATACGTTCCTGGGCTACTCGTTTATTGATACGCAGCGCCGATACGATGACCTAACCGGTATAACGCCACTAACCGCCAAACACCGACTGTACTTTACAACACTCTACGAAACGGATCGAATCAAGACCGGTTTTGAAGCGTTTTATACTGGGCAGCAGCAACGTACCAATGGAACAACCACGCGGGATTACTGGACCATTGGCTACATGATTGAACGTAAATGGAGTTTTGGTGGCGCTTCACAAGGCCGGGCCACGTTAGGCCGAGCCAATGCAGGCGGGGCCATCAGAGGAAGTGTTTTTATTAATTTCGAAAACATCCTGGATGTGCGCCAGTCCCGGTTCGAATCATTGGTGAGTGGCGCTGTTACCCAGCCGACTTTTGTTACAGATATTTATGCCCCCACCGACGGGCGAATCATCAATGGCGGTATTAAACTGAATTTATAAACATGGCTCACGATCATAACCACGACCACGCCGGTCACCACCACGGTCCCACCGTATTGACGTCCATCAACCGGGCGTTGATTATCGGGGCCATTCTGAACGCGGGCTATGTCGTTGTGGAATTCGTCCTCGGATTCTATTATAATTCACTCGCCCTCGTTGCCGATGCGGGCCATAACCTGAGCGATGTGGCCAGCCTGTTGCTGTCACTGCTCGCCTTTCGGTTGGCGCGGGTTCGGCAAACGCCGAGTTTTACGTATGGCTTCCGAAAAAGCACAGTACTGGCGTCGCTCACCAATGCCGTTATTCTTTTGATCACCATTGGCGCTATTTTGTGGGAAAGTATCAGCCGGTTCCGGCACCCCGAACCAGTAGCGGGTGGGGCTGTAGCCTGGGTTGCGGGCCTGGGAATGCTAGTCAATGCGGCCTCCGCCATGCTGTTTTTTCGGGATAAAGAGCATGATTTGAATGTAAAAGGGGCTTATCTGCACCTGGCAACCGATGCGCTGGTATCACTGGGTGTGGTCGTGTCGGGCATTGTTATCAGTTATACCAACTGGACCTGGCTCGATCCGGTTATCGGCATTCTGGTTGCCGTTGTGATTATGGGATCGACCTGGCGTTTGCTGACGGATAGTCTGCGGCTTTCAATGGATGGCGTCCCGGCGGACATCGACCTGCCAACCGTACTGGCTGACCTGCGGGCGGTGTCGGGTGTGCAGGACGTACACCATGTGCATGTGTGGGCGATGAGCACCACCGAAAATGCCCTGACGGCTCACCTCGTGCTGCAACCGGGCCTCTCCGATTCGCAGATTGCCACCCTTAAGCACGAGGC
It encodes:
- a CDS encoding DUF6660 family protein, with translation MVDLVRGRTPYAYYSPHNFPIRPHLAPPRKGSFPFLTTGCIHPRFTFASMNGVLYLFSIWLLLLTGLPCPDAECHAHTDKLAQSSDAHSDDDHKHKAPCSPFCHCATCPGFSIPRPFSYACPSQLSAPISSQRVFSYDASSQTMVVLAVWQPPQ
- a CDS encoding TonB-dependent receptor, encoding MMKTVFLLLFLLITRVSGLAYSQDTLRISVRHATTQQPIAGATVVLIGTAMGTVTNGVGYAQLHTPSVAPYQIRVSAVSFHSVTQTISVPVRDTIQIALETAEEALEEVTVSSTRGGRSVADEPTRVEVIDGEELDEKANMQPANIAVILRESPGIQVQQTSVMSANATFRIQGLDGRYTQLLQDGLPLYSGFSSGLSLMQVPPLNLKQVEVVKGCQSTLYGSGAIAGLVNLVTKEPTRERDLSFLINGTSALGLDLNGYYAQRNEKVGLTFYATRNLQRAYDANSDQFSDLPQTARTTLQPKLFWYPSPTTTVSAGLIWSDEQRTGGYLPTIKNESTLGYTEANNSQRLATQFRLEKRFTNGLLTIKNSISRFKRAIVLPNYRFDGLQQSSFSEISYFTHQSKADWIVGLNLWTDAFRDSNPIHVPALADVYHQTIAGLFVQNTLTLSEQLSLETGLRADVVNTSTSNPSDPAKPTLFLLPRFSLLYRASDHWTSRLGGGLGYKAPTIFTEDAERLSFQGVDLRSIRSDQTESSIGVNWDINYRTQLGNETTLSINQLFFYTTLNRLTVLSAQPNGYGFRTANGNLSTRGFETNIRLVYHDFHTFLGYSFIDTQRRYDDLTGITPLTAKHRLYFTTLYETDRIKTGFEAFYTGQQQRTNGTTTRDYWTIGYMIERKWSFGGASQGRATLGRANAGGAIRGSVFINFENILDVRQSRFESLVSGAVTQPTFVTDIYAPTDGRIINGGIKLNL
- a CDS encoding cation diffusion facilitator family transporter, whose protein sequence is MAHDHNHDHAGHHHGPTVLTSINRALIIGAILNAGYVVVEFVLGFYYNSLALVADAGHNLSDVASLLLSLLAFRLARVRQTPSFTYGFRKSTVLASLTNAVILLITIGAILWESISRFRHPEPVAGGAVAWVAGLGMLVNAASAMLFFRDKEHDLNVKGAYLHLATDALVSLGVVVSGIVISYTNWTWLDPVIGILVAVVIMGSTWRLLTDSLRLSMDGVPADIDLPTVLADLRAVSGVQDVHHVHVWAMSTTENALTAHLVLQPGLSDSQIATLKHEARHRLEHQKISHATLETETTTKDECEAEVC